DNA sequence from the Hoylesella buccalis ATCC 35310 genome:
GGCCGCGTGAGAGCTATCTGATGCACCACGAAGAGCTGGAAAGTTTGGTGAAAAACTATCCTACCATCAAGCAGGCTCGCTTTTGGATGACTTTCGGAGAGCAATACCTTAACTATCTGGATGTCATTCAAAACTTGGGAATGTCGCGCATTGACGAGATTGAATACGAAGCTGAATTGGCAGATGGTTCGGGCAAAAAGGTGAAGGTGAACATTGTTCCTCTACAATTCTTGAAAGCAGTTTTGCCCAATCCACAAGATCTTGGCGAGAACTATGACGGTGAGACCAGCATTGGATGCCGCATTCGTGGCATAAAAGATGGCAAAGAACTTTCCTACTATGTGTACAACAACTGCAAGCATCAGGATGCCTACAAGGAAACAGGCATGCAGGGCGTGAGCTACACCACGGGCGTTCCAGCCATGATTGGCGCCATGATGTTCCTGAAAGGTCTTTGGAAGAAGCCCGGCGTTTGGAACGTAGAAGACTTCGATCCAGATCCATTCATGGAACAACTCAACAAGCAAGGCTTGCCTTGGCACGAAGTATTTGGAGAGGAATGAAAAGGAGCCTCTCCCCCTGCCCCTCCCCGAAAGGGAGGGGAGTGATTAGACTTTCTGCTGAAAGCATCATTGCTTACCAATAAAGATAAACAATAAATGACAGTTCATTTAATCAACAGTGAGAGATAACATTACTAAACAATAATGATAAAAAAAGAAGCTATCTACGCCTGCCCCTGCCTGAAAGGGAGGGGAGTGATTAGACTTTCTGCTGAAAGCATCATTGCTTACCAATAGAGGTAAAGAGTAAATGACAGTTCATTTAATCAACAGTGAGAAATAACATTACTAAACAATAATAATAAAAAAAGAAGCTATCTACGCCCATCCCCGCCCGAAAGGGAGGGGAGTGATTAGACTTTTTGCTGAAAGCATCATTGCTTACCAATAAAGATAAACAATAAGTGACAGTTCATTTAATCAACAGTGAGAAATAACATTACTAAACAATAATAACAAAAAAAGAAGCTATCTACGCTCATCCCCTTTGGGGAGGGGTCGGGGGTGAGGCTTCCATTTAATTATGGCAAAAGAACAAACAAACAATCCTACATCTGGCGAGGGAAAATTGAAAGCCCTACAAGCTGCGATGGCTAAAATAGAAAAAGACTTTGGTAAAGGCGCCATCATGCGTATGGGCGACGAACAGATTGCCGATGTGGAAGTAATTCCCACAGGCAGCATTGCCTTAGACGTGGCATTGGGCGTAGGTGGATATCCACGAGGAAGAATCATAGAGATATTCGGACCAGAGTCGTCAGGTAAAACAACATTGGCCATCCATGCCATTGCCGAAGCACAAAAAGCTGGTGGCATTGCTGCTTTCATCGATGCCGAACACGCTTTCGACCGTTTTTATGCGGCGAAGTTAGGCGTGGATGTCGACAATCTGTGGATTTCACAACCCGACAACGGGGAACAGGCGTTGGAAATAGCCGACCAACTCATCCGCTCGTCGGCCATAGACATTTTGGTTGTCGACTCTGTGGCTGCGCTTACACCCAAGAAAGAAATAGAAGGTGACATGGGCGACAGCAACGTTGGTCTGCAAGCCCGATTGATGAGTCAGGCTTTGCGAAAGCTAACTTCTACCATCAGCAAAACCAATACCACCTGCATCTTCATCAACCAGCTGCGCGAAAAGATAGGCGTGCTGTTCGGAAGTCCTGAAACAACGACAGGTGGTAATGCGCTGAAGTTTTACGCTTCGGTGCGTCTTGATATCCGCAAGAAATCGAGTGTGAAGGATGGCGACGAGGTTCTTGGAAATCAGGTGCGCGTGAAAGTGGTTAAAAACAAGGTGGCTCCTCCCTTCCGCAAGGCTGAATTTGAAATAACCTTTGGCGAAGGTATCTCAAAAATTGGCGAGATTGTTGACCTTGGTGTTGAGTATGACATCATCAAGAAAAGCGGTTCGTGGTATTCGTATCAAGACTCTAAGTTGGCACAAGGACGCGACGCGACCAAAAACTTGCTCAAAGACAATCCTGAACTTTGCGAAGAGTTGGAAGCAAAGATCAAACAGGCCATCGCTGATAAGATGGAATAAAAAAAACATAATAAAAAAAAGATGATATATTCATCCTTAAATAATAAACATTTTCTATCTTTGTAACAACATATTCTTAACCCATAAGTCAAGGCTGGTGGTATCAGTCAAAATTGGTTCTCACTAAGCATCAATGACTAAGGAATAGGATACATTATTCATTTAATCATCGTAATTATGAGGAAATTATTTTTAACAGCAGTCATTGCATTGCTCAGTATTGGCGCTTATGCGCAAAAGGGTCAAGCCTATTTAGGTGGGCAACTGGCTTATCCAACAGACATCGAATCATTGGGTATTGGTGTAAAGGGTGGCTATGGAATCACTGACGCTATCCGCGCACAGGCAACATTCGACTACTTCCTAAAAAAGGACAACGTTTCTTGTTGGGATCTCAATCTGGATGTACATTATCTCTTCCCACTTGGAAACAATATCAAGGTATACCCTCTGGCTGGACTTACCTATCTCCACGCTTCTGCTGATGGCGTCATTCAATCATTCGACGAACATACAGGTAAAGTCGTGGAAGGAAGCAAATATTCATACAGTGACGGCAATCTTGGTCTTAACCTTGGTGGTGGTTTCCAATATGACCTCACAGACAAGCTTGTCCTGAATGCAGAGGTTAAATTCCAGATTATTAAAAACACCAACCAAGGCGTCATCTCTGCTGGTCTTGCCTACAAATTCTGATAAGACTGAGCAGCTTGACCTTGTCAAAATACGAACAGCCTTAGCAGGCTAAGGTATTTCATATCATTCAACCATATCATCCCGTCATGAGGCGGAATGATATGGTTTTTCTTATTTATCATTCTCTTGACATACAACTGAACTTCCATCCATCAAACCTACCTACTGTTAATCTGATGAAATTGTACGCATCCTGGCAAATATTTTGCGAATGTCCATTTCTTGTTGTATACCAATGAGCATGGGAAGCTGCCCTGTCAGCTGCTTTTCTATTTCACTGAAATGTCCGGCAATGCCCTCATCCACCAGCCCGGTATCATACAGGTTCTTCAGTTCTGGCAACAACTCTCGTGCTTGTAAGTCCATCACGTCACAAGTCATCAGTCCGGCCATCGCAGGACTGAAGGTGGTATTTTCGGCCAAATGCTCTGTGGCAAACACAAGAAGCTCTCTGAACAAGCCTACTATTTCGTCCCGCCTATCAGGCTGCAGAACACCTATGCTTGCCAAAGCTGTTATTGCCTGACACTTGGCGTAGGTATACAGTCCCGCTTCCTTGCAATAATTCAGCAGTTTGTCGGTTCGATGTTGCCCAAGTTTATTCAGCGTCGGAACCAAGATATCGGGACCAAAATCACCGAAATGATACTCGTAGAAATCGGGCGACTGCCTCATCATCTCCAATACCAAATCTAAACTACTGTCACTGTTCCCTACTTCTCCCAGTAACAGAATGCACGAGCTGACAATGCCAATAAACTCTTCATCATCGCCATCTGTCAAATCTTCATCGCAGGTTAACCCCAGGTTGAACGCTAAAATTTGCTCTAAGTCTTGCCGCGATTCCTCCTTGGGCAGTGCCAGAATACGGTCTGTCAGCTCGTCTTCCAGTCCAAAGGCATTCTCCTTTTTACCCAGTTCCTGCAACAGCCACTCGTGTTTGATGGTACAGGTCGATGGATAAGGCGGGTGCTTGTAGGTATAAGGCATGTCCACGAGCGCATCTGTCCCGCCGCGTGGCATGTCCCAGTCATCGTCCTCCATGTCGTCAAACTCATCTTCGTAGTCCTCATCGAAGTCATCCAAGTCGTCATTAATCATGAAGTCAAAATCGTCGCCCAGCGTCTTCCGCAGCGTGGGGAGGTACTTGCTTGCCTCCAGCTCACTGTCCACAACAAGAAAGTGCTGGCCGTCTTTGCCGAACTCATATTCTATCAGTGGCACGTCGTCGGTGTCTTCCTCCAATATATACTTCGTCAGAGCAAAGCTCTTGTCAGGCTTTATGCCGCCTTCCTCTGCAAAGTCAATGGCACCATATATCCAATTGTGAGCCTCCTCGTAGCTGCATTCCTCAACACCCTCCCGTTCCAGCGGCTCCATGAAGAAGGAAAATTCGTACGGAGTCATCCGCAGGCGGTAGAACGAGTCTTTCACACCCAGGCAAAAGGTATCCACAAAATAACACCCCACACTGACATTACCTCCAGTATGTCTACGGGTAACCACGACATGCCCCAATCCTAATTCATGAATGGATGGGGTAATATAACACTTCCCTATTTCAACCGACCGCATACGCTGTTTCAGATAGTCGGTGTCTGACAAGAACTGTTGTCCGCCTTGCGTTTTATGTTTCTTCTTTGCCATCAGTTTATTTCTATTATTCATTTCCAAAGATACAGCGTTTTTTCGAACGACAAAAGCATTACTATCAATATTTCACGCCACCGCCTACAACAAACATCTTCCTTCACCAAAGGTGGTTGAACGGACATCACCCCCACATCCCCATCCCATCAATGTAATGCGTCTGACAAAAATTGTTCGGTTTTTTCTGAATTTTCACCCTCAAAAATGGCTCATAAAAACGTTCAATCTAGAAAAAAACGATAGGCACACAGGAGGCAAGCATGACCATTTTTTCTTTTGAAAAACCACTTTTTGCCGCAATAGCTATGGGATAATGCTCACAAAAGCCTCCTCTTGCGGTTCAACCAACAAGCAATTACCTGCCAAAAGCATGCATCTTACTTGCTTAAAGCTATGCTTTTGGCCAATCAACACTTGTATACGGAGGCATAATAACAGAAAAGAAACCGTAACACACTGGCTCATAATAAAATAGAAAAATCGCTCATGTTTGGCGTATTTGCAATCCAAAGTAGAGTTGGTTGTAAATACGCGAAGGAGAGAGAGCATCGCTGTCAATAAATTTCACAGTCAACTATCCGCATGACCACGAGTTAGCCAATGGCTCATCCACCCAGTATTTTGTTTTTTCCAGATAAGTATTTATCTTTGCAGGCAGCATGATGATAGACATGATACAAACAATCATGCTGGATAGCTGGCCATCGAAAAAGGATGACCCTCACCCCATACAAACTCAACGAACAAAAACATGATGCACCCAAGCGACAACTTACAAACACCGGAAGCCATTTTTAAGCATGACCTGCACACCTACCTTCGTGGGCTGGACAAGGTTGACGAACACTTGCCAGACGCTCCTGACATCGAAGGCAAATGGTACGACATAGCCAACGCCTACATGCCCGACGCCGTACGAGAGTTTAATCAATATCCTACCGTTGTTTTCGGTTGGATGATGTATGTGGGCATGGCCGTGGCTAAATACTGGGACGAGGATTGGGAACTATATAATAAGGTGGAAAACCTGTACACCTACCTGCGCGACCGCATTGATTTTGACCACATGGACGACTATATACGCGAGAAAGTTCTGCTTCTGAACCCCGAACAAGCCCAGCAATTGCAAGACACGGTTGGCGAATGTGCCGCCCGAACCAACAACCTGTTGCACCATCTATCCATCGCGCCAGGATCGGAAGATGCCTACCGGGCCGTGATTGCGGCACTGCACCAGCTGTATTTGATGGGTGTCGCCATGCAACTGAAGTCCATGGGCTATCACATGACAAAAATAGGATGACAGCGTAGGCGCATCCCCCTACCCCAGCACTTTCCTAACATGACAGCAATGATGTCAAAGTGACAGGTTGGCATATTTCATGTCAGCCCGAGCCAATATGTTGTGTTTTGGCATGACATTTGTTTTTATATGAGCGTATCGAAATCAGCAGTATTACTTGTGAACTATCAACTAGTAAACTCGTAAACTCATTAACTCGTAAACTAAAAAACAACATATTATGGGAAAAATTATTGGAATCGACTTAGGAACAACAAACTCATGTGTTTCTGTATTTGAAGGCAATGAACCAGTGGTTATTGCCAATAGTGAAGGAAAACGTACAACACCTTCGGTCGTTGGTTTTGTAAAAGACGGCGAGCGCAAGGTGGGTGACCCTGCCAAACGACAGGCTATCACCAATCCGACAAACACGGTGTACTCTATCAAGCGTTTCATGGGTGAAACGTATGCACAGAGCCAGAAAGAAGCCGAGCGTGTACCTTTCAAGGTGGTTGACGAAAATGGCTATCCAAGAATAGACATTGACGGACGCAAATATACCCCACAGGAGATTTCAGCGATGACACTTCAGAAAATGAAGAAAACCGCTGAAGACTACTTAGGACAAGAGGTGACCGATGCGGTGATTACCGTTCCGGCTTACTTCTCCGACTCACAGCGCCAAGCCACAAAAGAGGCAGGCGAGATTGCCGGACTGAAAGTGCAGCGTATCGTGAACGAGCCTACCGCCGCAGCTTTGGCATACGGTGTGGACAAGGCTCACAAGGATTTGAAGATTGCCGTATTCGACCTCGGTGGCGGTACCTTCGATATCTCCATCTTGGAATTTGGTGGCGGCGTGTTTGAAGTGCTTTCTACCAACGGTGACACCCACTTGGGCGGTGACGACTTCGACCAGGTGATTATTGATTGGCTGGCAAAGGATTTCAAGGCCGACCAAGGCATCGACCTCACCAAAGACCCAATGGCCATGCAACGTCTGAAAGAGGCTGCCGAGAAGGCGAAGATTGAACTCTCGAGCACCACATCTACCGAAATCAACCTGCCGTATATCTCTGCTGAAGGCGGCGTACCCAAGCACTTGGTGAAGACCTTGACACGCGCACAGTTTGAGCAATTGGCACACGACTTGATTCAGGCGTGTCTGGTTCCGTGTCAGAATGCCATCAAAGATGCGAAGATTTCAACGTCAGACATTGACGAGGTGATTCTCGTAGGTGGTTCGAGCCGCATCCCTGCCGTGCAGACTTTGGTGAAGAACTACTTTGGCAAGGAGCCTTCAAAGGGTGTGAACCCCGATGAAGTAGTTGCCGTAGGTGCTGCCATACAGGGAGCCATCTTGAACAAAGAGAGTGGCGTGGGCGACATCGTATTGCTCGACGTAACTCCACTGACACTGGGTATTGAGACCATGGGTGGCGTGATGACCAAATTGATTGACGCCAACACGACCATTCCTACCAAGAAGAGTGAGACGTTCTCTACCGCAGTGGATAATCAAACGGCTGTGACCATTCATGTGTTACAAGGCGAACGACCCATGGCTGCACAGAACAAGAGCATCGGACAGTTCAACCTCGAAGGCATCGCTCCGGCACGTCGTGGCGTTCCACAGATTGAAGTTACCTTCGACATCGACGCCAACGGTATCTTGAATGTATCGGCTAAAGACAAAGCTACGGGCAAGGAACAGAAGATTCGCATCGAGGCTTCGTCAGGTTTGAGCCAGGAGGAAATCGACCGCATGAAGGCCGAGGCAGAACAAAACGCAGCCGCCGACAAGGCTGAACGCGAGAAGGTTGACAAAATGAATCAGGCTGACTCCATGATCTTCACCACTGAAAACTTCTTGAAAGACAACGGTGATAAGATTCCAGCCGACCAGAAGCCTAACATTGAAAGCGCTTTGCAACAGTTGAAGGACGCGCACAAGAATGCGGACGTCGCCGCCATCGACGCAGCCATCAACAACCTCAACACCGTAATGCAGGCAGCCAGCGCACAGATGTACAGCCAGGCAGGCGGCGCACAACCCGGTGCAGACGCAGGCTTCAACGCTGGTGCACAGCAAGCAGGTGACGGTCAGCAACCCCAAGGCGGTTCATCTGATGACACCGTACAGGACGCAGACTTTGAGGAAGTGAAGTAAAAGTGCTAATAAACGCTAATTAAAAATAGGTAAATCCCAGTAACATAATAAGTTGCTGGGATTTTTGTTTCTTAATAATGATTAAATCTTATCGTTTTTAATCGTTTTTGCGCTTATATTTGTCCATATTTGTGCCGCGACTTAATGGGAGATAAAGTGCGACTTAATTTAAAAGATAAATTGATAATCAAATAGATACAAATAGTATGGCGAGTGCAAAATTCCACATAGAGCGGAAATGGGATAATCTTAATACTATTATAAACTCAAAATAATGAATAAGACTTTATGGAATTACTATAAGCAATCGGCTGATGGGAAAAAGGCGATAGACTTGTTCAATCCCGAACAAGACGATGCTTATCAGGCAGCTGAACGTATTGCAGAGTTTCTGAAACATTGGGACAAAGATATTGATCCACAACAATTTGGTGATGGAGTGTTTATATCAATAGTTCGTTAAAATTTGAGTATATGGCTACGCAGCCTTAGGCTGCCAGCCAATGAGTTCTTTGACAATCTTACTAATTAAAGTTCGGTTCGGTCGGCATCGGGACATGTCGAAAATTAATTTCGTATAGTTCGCATTGAACATCAACGACTTAACTTTTGCCATGGAATTGTCCATGCCATTGTCTTTTATGAAGACCTTGGCGGCATTCAGTGAGGCGAACGATGCGTTGAACGCAAAGTCCAGCTGGCTCTTGTGTCTTGCCTGACAATCCATAAGTCCCGTAAATTGCTTGCTGTCGCGATAGCAGAACTCTATCTGGAAACGAGTGCGGTATGTCTTCAATACTTCCTCACCCGTCATTGAGAGTTTTGTCGAGAAGAACAACTTGCACTTTCCACCGGGCATTCGCCAGATGACAAGTCGCACCCTCTTCTTCAGAGCCTTGGCATAAGCCTCGAGGGTGTACGCCTTTCCGTCCAGTCCATCAATGTGCAGTTCTTCCATGCATGAGAGGTTGAGGTTTGCCAAGTCAATCTTGTCTCCCTTGACTCTTGGTCGTCCACGCCTCTTTTCCCTCTTGGGAATGTAATGCAGGCAAGCGTTGTCACGGAAGCGGCTGACCAGATAGAAGCCAAGCTCCGATATGCCCTTCTCGAACGTGGATGTGGAGAAGAATGCGTCAGCCACTACTATATCAGTGATACTCAGCAGTTTCTTTGAATACCGCTTCATAACACTGATGTAATATTCAACGAGTGTCTTGTTCCTCATCTTCAGCGCGGAGTTCCCTATTGTCTGATGGGCACGCAGCATCATGCACTTGTTGTTGGCAACATCCAGCAAGCCGACGCCCATGATTTCAAGTCCGTGCTTCACCGCCCCTGCACATCCCGACCAGAACCGTCCGATATGAGGAGTCTTCTTCCCAGCCTTGCTGATATAGCATGGGTCTATGGCAATGGCAAGTAAGCCATCCATGTCCAACACACGCCTTGCAAGAGACAGGTTCAACAGAAGCCAATCGATGCAGTCTTTCTTCTTGCGGTTGAAATTCTGACGATAGGTCTGCTCGCCATGCTTGCCGTAGCGAGCCATCTGTGTGAAGTTTATCTTTCTGGGTAGAATCATATATAAAGTTAGTATCTCGATGAGCAGAGTCTGGAAAGTTTTTGCTAACTTTGCACCAGATTCTTTTATTGATGTACGGATTGCATCCTTGAGGATCTCCTCATATTGGCTAAGTGGCTCTGAAATCATCATACTTTTAAAGTCTTGTATCAACTATAAAGGTACTGAAAATCAGACACTTAGCCAAATTTATTTAGTTATGTTTTGTTAATCAACTCGCTCATTTTCAAACAATTATGTGATTATTAACAGAGTATTGTTATATATGATGTAAATATAGCAGAACGCCATCTCTTAAACGAGGAGTCTTTCAGTCGTAAGAGTTTTGAGACTTTTATTGAAACTTATGATCTGAAGGAGTTCGACCTCCAGGGAGAAAATGTAATTTGGTCAGAAAACAGTTATTTGATTCATGCGGATAAATTCAGGCAGAAAGCAGCAACGGTGAATATACTGTCCTTGTATTTGTATTATTGCGACTCTTATTTTAAACCTATCCTCCTTCCACGACGCTTTGATATTATCCAAAGGAGTTGTGATGCGCTTGGAATAGAAGTGCCACCAATCCCTCATACAAAGAATTACAAAGAGTTCTTGATGTATTACTATGATCTCTGTGGCGTGCTGAATGAATTCCAACAAGAAAATGAATTGACTGATGCAGAGTTCTGCGCTTGTCTATATGATTATGGGGCAAGAGTTCTATTAGATGACAACAGTCATGTTGATGACGAATTACCACAGCCCACCAACGTATGGTTAACAGGTGCTTCAGGTAAAAATGACTTCGATTATCTTGACTCATTAGGCAAACAACAAGATACAGAAGCCTCTATCTGGGCTTGTAACGAAAGAACTCGTAAGGGGGATTTGGTCATCGTATATTGCACTTCACCCCGAAGTTACCTTCATTCTATATGGAGAGCTGCGTCAACTGGTATTTTCAATCCCTTTGATTACTATCATTGCCGTACTACTGTTCGTGATGGTGTTAGACTTCCCGAAATTAGTTTTTCGGATTTAAAAGATGATCCTTATTTTTCACAATTATCTATTGTACGGCGAAATTTGCAGGGGGTAAATGGTATTGAATTATCTGCCAAAGATTATTCCGAATTATTGAAGTTAGCAGAAAGAAAGGGTGGAAATGCGACTGATTACCCTCCACTGTTTATTGGTGAGGCTGTTGATTTCGGAGAAATCAAACTTGAAAGGGATGTAGAAGAAAATATACTCATTCCTATACTGAAACGAATAGGTTACAAAGATTCTGACTGGACGAGACAACTTCAATTAAAATCTGGAAGAAAAGAAAAAGCAATACCTGATTTCGTATTTTTTCCACAAGGTGCCACCCACTTTGAAAGTGCACCTTTAGTGATTGAAGCTAAACTGGATATGTCCTCCATGGTTGAGGAGCAGAAAGCCTTTCGCCAAGCATTGTCATATGCACGCTTGCTACGTTCCAAGCTAATGGGAATTTGCGACAAGGAACGGCTTGTGATTTATGCTCTTGATTCTTCTGGTAGTTGTAACATTGAAAGACCATTGTTTGATAACCATTGGCAAGCCATCTATTCGGATGAAATTATCGGATCCAAGCTGAATCAGCTAATTGGGGCTGAAGTGATAAAAGGATATTTATAGAAGAAATAAATGCATTTAAGTTATGTCAAAAGCAAAGCTAAGAGAGAAGTTGGATACATTACCAAAGGAGAATGTCATTAATCTGATGATGAGCCTTTACGATGCAAGCAAGGAAGCAAAGACCTACTTAGAGTTTTATGTTACGCCCGACAGTTATGGCGAGGTAGAGAAATACAAGAAGATAATACAAAATGAGTTTTTCCCTGTGCGTGGCTTTTCTGAAAAGCCATCGTTCGCTACATGCCGCAAGGCTATCTCTGAATTTAAAAAGCTGAAACCTGCACCAGAATGCTTAGCCGACTTGATGCTCTTTTACATAGAGCAAGGCTGCGAATATACGATGACTTTTGGTGATATGTGGGAACAGTATTATGTTACTTTGGAAAACAACTTTGAGAAAGCGATGGAGTTCATTTCCTTTCACGGACTACTGCCCAACTACAACGAACGGATAGAACGCATGCTCAATGCCACGGACTGTGGATGGGGATTTTCGGATACGTTGTGGGGTATATATAGCCAATACCAATCTTCGTAATCCTAATAAAATAGCTGAGAATCTAAAGAGAATAGAACTGGCACAGAATAACCTGAAACACAAGAAGGGCAAATAAAATTGTAGATATAAGACTTTTGAAGGAGGAGAGAACATCTCCTCTTTTTTATTCTTTATACAAGAATATTTACTATATTTGTAAACAATCAGATGATATTTATGGAAAGTCCAACTAATAGAATTAAAGAGGTGCTTATCGAGAAAGGGATTAAGCAGACATGGCTTGCCGAGAAACTCGGCAAGAGTTTTACGATAGTGAACTCATATGTTTGTAATCGTCGACAGCCAAGCCTAGAATTGCTATTTCAGATAGCAGAGATTTTGCAGGTTAATCCAAAGGATTTAATAGTGTTTGTAGATAAGGAATTGAGTAAAGAGCAACTTAAATGAAAGATCTGAATTTACAGCCCAATAAATCATCTTGGGCTTCAAAACGTTTGGATGAAAAATCTGTTCGGCTACTACGGAAAATCTTAGAAGATAAAAGGGTTGACACTTCTAACATTGAAGAAGGTGGAACAGAAGCAAATACAGATGGGTATATTAGTATTTTGGATGTCGATGATACAATTGTCGCAAAAGTTACAGTGCAGATAAAGCATTATAATAACAACGCTATCAGTGAGAAGGGCGTCTGTTATGACATCCCGACATCGCTTCTTGCGTAT
Encoded proteins:
- the recA gene encoding recombinase RecA; its protein translation is MAKEQTNNPTSGEGKLKALQAAMAKIEKDFGKGAIMRMGDEQIADVEVIPTGSIALDVALGVGGYPRGRIIEIFGPESSGKTTLAIHAIAEAQKAGGIAAFIDAEHAFDRFYAAKLGVDVDNLWISQPDNGEQALEIADQLIRSSAIDILVVDSVAALTPKKEIEGDMGDSNVGLQARLMSQALRKLTSTISKTNTTCIFINQLREKIGVLFGSPETTTGGNALKFYASVRLDIRKKSSVKDGDEVLGNQVRVKVVKNKVAPPFRKAEFEITFGEGISKIGEIVDLGVEYDIIKKSGSWYSYQDSKLAQGRDATKNLLKDNPELCEELEAKIKQAIADKME
- a CDS encoding outer membrane beta-barrel protein; this translates as MRKLFLTAVIALLSIGAYAQKGQAYLGGQLAYPTDIESLGIGVKGGYGITDAIRAQATFDYFLKKDNVSCWDLNLDVHYLFPLGNNIKVYPLAGLTYLHASADGVIQSFDEHTGKVVEGSKYSYSDGNLGLNLGGGFQYDLTDKLVLNAEVKFQIIKNTNQGVISAGLAYKF
- the dnaK gene encoding molecular chaperone DnaK; this encodes MGKIIGIDLGTTNSCVSVFEGNEPVVIANSEGKRTTPSVVGFVKDGERKVGDPAKRQAITNPTNTVYSIKRFMGETYAQSQKEAERVPFKVVDENGYPRIDIDGRKYTPQEISAMTLQKMKKTAEDYLGQEVTDAVITVPAYFSDSQRQATKEAGEIAGLKVQRIVNEPTAAALAYGVDKAHKDLKIAVFDLGGGTFDISILEFGGGVFEVLSTNGDTHLGGDDFDQVIIDWLAKDFKADQGIDLTKDPMAMQRLKEAAEKAKIELSSTTSTEINLPYISAEGGVPKHLVKTLTRAQFEQLAHDLIQACLVPCQNAIKDAKISTSDIDEVILVGGSSRIPAVQTLVKNYFGKEPSKGVNPDEVVAVGAAIQGAILNKESGVGDIVLLDVTPLTLGIETMGGVMTKLIDANTTIPTKKSETFSTAVDNQTAVTIHVLQGERPMAAQNKSIGQFNLEGIAPARRGVPQIEVTFDIDANGILNVSAKDKATGKEQKIRIEASSGLSQEEIDRMKAEAEQNAAADKAEREKVDKMNQADSMIFTTENFLKDNGDKIPADQKPNIESALQQLKDAHKNADVAAIDAAINNLNTVMQAASAQMYSQAGGAQPGADAGFNAGAQQAGDGQQPQGGSSDDTVQDADFEEVK
- a CDS encoding type I restriction enzyme HsdR N-terminal domain-containing protein, whose translation is MIHADKFRQKAATVNILSLYLYYCDSYFKPILLPRRFDIIQRSCDALGIEVPPIPHTKNYKEFLMYYYDLCGVLNEFQQENELTDAEFCACLYDYGARVLLDDNSHVDDELPQPTNVWLTGASGKNDFDYLDSLGKQQDTEASIWACNERTRKGDLVIVYCTSPRSYLHSIWRAASTGIFNPFDYYHCRTTVRDGVRLPEISFSDLKDDPYFSQLSIVRRNLQGVNGIELSAKDYSELLKLAERKGGNATDYPPLFIGEAVDFGEIKLERDVEENILIPILKRIGYKDSDWTRQLQLKSGRKEKAIPDFVFFPQGATHFESAPLVIEAKLDMSSMVEEQKAFRQALSYARLLRSKLMGICDKERLVIYALDSSGSCNIERPLFDNHWQAIYSDEIIGSKLNQLIGAEVIKGYL
- a CDS encoding DUF6155 family protein — its product is MSKAKLREKLDTLPKENVINLMMSLYDASKEAKTYLEFYVTPDSYGEVEKYKKIIQNEFFPVRGFSEKPSFATCRKAISEFKKLKPAPECLADLMLFYIEQGCEYTMTFGDMWEQYYVTLENNFEKAMEFISFHGLLPNYNERIERMLNATDCGWGFSDTLWGIYSQYQSS
- a CDS encoding helix-turn-helix domain-containing protein, producing MESPTNRIKEVLIEKGIKQTWLAEKLGKSFTIVNSYVCNRRQPSLELLFQIAEILQVNPKDLIVFVDKELSKEQLK